A genomic region of Bosea sp. 124 contains the following coding sequences:
- a CDS encoding DUF1109 domain-containing protein yields MQTDDLITLMTASHRPVDTGRLRRATWLAALIALAATAMLILLILGARADLATAWMTRPVLAKALLGASVATIALAAFQSSLRPGLKPLRLALLVAVPLAFVFGWAALVLAQVPANQWSALTFGRYWQICLIAVTLCALCPFAVLLLLARSGAPVNGRLTGACAGLASAGLATIAYSLHCPEDTVPFLASWYPLAMAIMAAFGAVSFPRLVRW; encoded by the coding sequence ATGCAAACCGACGACCTGATCACCCTCATGACCGCGAGCCACCGGCCGGTGGATACCGGCCGGCTGCGCCGCGCCACCTGGCTGGCCGCGCTCATCGCGCTCGCCGCCACGGCGATGCTCATCCTGCTGATCCTCGGCGCCCGGGCCGATCTCGCCACGGCCTGGATGACGCGCCCGGTGTTGGCCAAGGCCCTGCTCGGCGCGAGCGTCGCGACGATCGCGCTCGCAGCCTTCCAGAGCAGCCTGCGGCCCGGCCTGAAACCGCTGCGGCTGGCGCTGCTGGTCGCGGTTCCTCTCGCTTTCGTGTTCGGCTGGGCGGCGCTCGTCCTGGCCCAAGTCCCGGCCAATCAGTGGAGCGCGCTGACATTCGGCCGGTACTGGCAGATCTGCCTCATTGCCGTGACGCTTTGCGCGCTGTGTCCCTTTGCCGTCCTGCTTCTGTTGGCCAGGAGCGGCGCGCCGGTGAACGGGCGGCTGACGGGCGCCTGCGCCGGCCTCGCCTCGGCCGGTCTGGCGACCATCGCCTATAGCCTACATTGCCCGGAGGATACGGTGCCGTTCCTCGCAAGCTGGTATCCGCTCGCCATGGCGATAATGGCAGCCTTCGGAGCCGTCAGCTTTCCGCGCCTGGTGCGCTGGTAG
- a CDS encoding alpha/beta fold hydrolase: MPSGRRFTIGLAAFAALALSALAAAGASPAAFEPVDGCPVEGGCRVEGGHYRIVLPQKPAGARAGAIMFFHGWQGSAEEAISDAGLLALARRLGVALIAPDGMGKTWSYPGSPGHHRDEFAFVGRVLDDVAQRFPVDPGRIMASGFSQGGSMVWYLACQMPTRFAGFVPIAGAFWEPLPLDCAGPRPKLIHVHGTSDMTVPLAGRALRSGYRQGDVFRSLAILAPNGCTAPLATQAQEAVSPPGLACRLATGCGGSARLELCLHSGGHIADPVWIERAWSLLMAPEAVPATAGVRLTIP, encoded by the coding sequence ATGCCGTCGGGAAGGCGTTTCACGATCGGGCTCGCGGCCTTCGCCGCCCTCGCTTTGTCCGCGCTCGCAGCGGCCGGGGCTTCGCCGGCCGCGTTCGAACCCGTCGATGGCTGCCCGGTTGAAGGCGGCTGCCGGGTCGAGGGCGGCCATTACCGCATCGTCCTGCCGCAGAAGCCGGCCGGCGCGCGCGCCGGTGCGATCATGTTCTTCCATGGCTGGCAGGGCTCGGCCGAGGAGGCGATTTCGGATGCCGGCCTGCTCGCGCTGGCCCGTCGCCTCGGTGTTGCGCTGATCGCGCCGGACGGGATGGGCAAAACCTGGTCCTATCCCGGCTCGCCCGGGCATCATCGCGACGAGTTCGCCTTTGTCGGCCGGGTGCTGGACGATGTCGCGCAACGCTTTCCGGTCGACCCCGGCCGCATCATGGCGAGCGGCTTCTCGCAGGGCGGCTCGATGGTCTGGTATCTGGCCTGCCAGATGCCGACGCGTTTTGCCGGTTTCGTGCCGATCGCCGGCGCCTTCTGGGAGCCATTGCCGCTGGATTGCGCCGGGCCGCGTCCGAAGCTGATCCATGTCCATGGCACGAGCGACATGACGGTGCCCCTCGCCGGGCGCGCGCTGCGCTCCGGCTACAGGCAGGGCGACGTGTTCAGGAGCCTCGCCATCCTCGCGCCGAATGGCTGCACCGCGCCCTTGGCAACGCAGGCGCAGGAGGCCGTATCGCCACCCGGCCTGGCCTGCCGGCTGGCGACAGGCTGTGGCGGCAGCGCCCGCCTCGAACTGTGCCTGCATTCCGGCGGCCATATCGCGGATCCGGTTTGGATCGAACGCGCCTGGTCTCTCCTGATGGCGCCCGAGGCGGTCCCTGCAACCGCGGGAGTGCGGCTCACGATCCCGTGA
- a CDS encoding tetratricopeptide repeat protein, with translation MYHDSLYHDLSGDRITVGNDAARLAWNDTLEALLAHAAATPDHLARTFAADPDFALAHAAKGLMLLSLARPELLGAARDGLRRAQASMAQRPVTRRERMVVEALALWLAEEPRQAARRLEAILEAHPFDVLALKLSHGIRFMLGDQAEMLATLRRVVPGFGEAHPLAGYVNGCYAFALEERGFYAEAELAGRRAVALSPRDAWGRHAVAHVLEMTGRADEGVAWLGDGRDWRHANNLRFHIVWHLALFRLERGETAEVLRLYDEDIRGEQTDDYRDIANGASLLARLDYAGIDVGTRWEELAAKAEGRIHDGRLVFADLHYAVSLLGAGRTDGAEAIARTLVEDGQTHPSSERREAARKGALAAFGLIAFHEGDHAEAARLLGAARGGLVAIGGSHAQRDLFEQAYIESLIGCGHHDLANRVLTERIARRGGSNRFAAMRLAQLRASPAGRTAALAMAATPLAIAH, from the coding sequence ATGTATCACGACTCGTTGTATCACGACCTGTCCGGTGACCGCATCACTGTCGGCAACGACGCCGCGAGGCTGGCCTGGAACGACACGCTGGAAGCGCTGCTGGCCCACGCCGCCGCGACGCCCGACCATCTCGCGCGGACCTTCGCGGCCGATCCGGATTTCGCCCTCGCGCACGCCGCCAAGGGGCTGATGCTGTTGTCGCTGGCGCGGCCCGAGCTTCTGGGTGCGGCGCGCGATGGCCTCAGGCGGGCGCAGGCCAGCATGGCGCAGCGCCCGGTGACGCGGCGCGAGCGCATGGTCGTCGAGGCGCTGGCGCTCTGGCTGGCGGAGGAGCCGCGCCAGGCAGCCCGGCGGCTGGAGGCAATTCTCGAAGCGCATCCCTTCGACGTGCTCGCGCTCAAGCTCTCCCACGGCATCCGCTTCATGCTGGGCGACCAGGCGGAGATGCTGGCGACCTTGCGCCGTGTCGTGCCCGGGTTCGGCGAGGCTCATCCGCTCGCGGGCTACGTCAATGGCTGTTACGCCTTCGCGCTCGAGGAGCGCGGCTTCTATGCCGAAGCCGAACTGGCCGGCCGCCGTGCCGTGGCCCTGAGCCCGCGCGACGCCTGGGGCCGGCATGCGGTCGCGCATGTGCTCGAAATGACCGGGCGTGCCGATGAGGGCGTCGCCTGGCTCGGCGATGGCCGCGACTGGCGCCATGCCAATAATCTGCGATTCCACATCGTCTGGCACCTCGCGCTGTTCCGGTTGGAGCGCGGCGAGACCGCCGAGGTCCTGCGCCTCTATGACGAGGACATCCGTGGCGAGCAGACCGACGATTACCGCGACATCGCCAATGGTGCCTCGCTGCTGGCCCGGCTCGACTATGCCGGAATCGATGTCGGCACGCGCTGGGAGGAGCTGGCGGCCAAAGCCGAAGGCCGCATCCATGACGGGCGCCTGGTCTTCGCCGACTTGCACTATGCCGTCTCGCTGCTTGGCGCCGGCCGGACCGATGGCGCCGAAGCCATCGCCCGGACGCTGGTCGAGGACGGCCAGACCCATCCCAGCAGCGAGCGGCGCGAGGCGGCACGCAAGGGCGCGCTGGCGGCCTTCGGCCTGATCGCCTTCCATGAGGGCGACCATGCCGAAGCGGCTCGCCTGCTCGGGGCGGCGCGCGGCGGGCTGGTCGCTATCGGCGGCAGCCATGCGCAGCGCGACCTGTTCGAGCAGGCCTATATCGAAAGCCTGATCGGCTGCGGCCATCACGACCTCGCCAACCGGGTGCTGACCGAGCGCATCGCGAGGCGCGGCGGCTCGAACCGTTTCGCCGCCATGCGGCTGGCCCAGCTGCGCGCCAGCCCTGCCGGCCGCACCGCTGCGCTCGCCATGGCCGCGACGCCGCTGGCCATCGCCCATTGA
- a CDS encoding thiamine pyrophosphate-binding protein — MRHDLNAPEAGTTDAATGADLLAARLAAAGATHAFGIPGGEVLALVDALERAGIRFLLAKHENAAGFMAEGLWHATGALPVLVATLGPGVANAVTVVAHAQQDRVPLIFITGCVDQALAESYTHQVFDHQAVLRPLVKASFRAAPGTEDLVIEKAVALALRGRPGPVHIDLPIAVAEARTAGRAALAQPRRQAARPADLSTARSMIADARRPLVIAGLDLVNQGGAAALDAFLTRTGAALLTTYKAKGLVPEGDPRVIGGVGLSPKADAIVKPLIEAADLIVLAGYDPIEMRQGWRQPWPAGKQVIDIVAEDMPHGMHGASLLLEGDVGAILTDLCEGPTPSGRWPGGEPAAVRESFRAAFAAPSAWGPHAVFETLREAAPAGTIATADSGAHRILLSQIWCCDGPRLLLQSTGLCTMGCALPLATGAALGSGRPTLCFVGDAGLEMVLGELATLRDLQLPVVVTVLVDESLGLIALKQRQLGLKRAGVDFGATDFAAVAQALGGHGVAISDRESLKREAQMAFGRAGFTLLACRINALDYEGAF; from the coding sequence ATGCGTCACGACCTGAATGCGCCGGAAGCCGGCACCACCGATGCCGCCACGGGCGCGGATCTGCTGGCGGCGCGGTTGGCCGCGGCGGGGGCGACCCATGCCTTCGGCATTCCGGGCGGCGAAGTACTGGCGCTGGTCGACGCGCTGGAGCGCGCCGGCATCCGCTTCCTGCTCGCCAAGCATGAGAACGCCGCCGGCTTCATGGCCGAAGGACTCTGGCATGCGACGGGAGCGCTGCCGGTGCTCGTCGCGACGCTCGGTCCCGGCGTCGCCAATGCGGTCACCGTCGTTGCCCATGCGCAGCAGGATCGCGTGCCGCTCATCTTCATCACCGGCTGTGTCGATCAGGCGCTGGCCGAGAGCTACACGCATCAGGTCTTCGATCATCAGGCGGTGCTGCGCCCGCTGGTGAAGGCGAGTTTTCGCGCCGCACCGGGCACTGAAGATCTCGTCATCGAAAAGGCCGTCGCGCTGGCCCTGCGCGGCCGGCCTGGCCCGGTCCATATCGACCTGCCGATTGCCGTGGCGGAAGCCCGCACGGCAGGGCGGGCGGCTTTGGCGCAGCCGCGGCGACAGGCCGCGCGTCCCGCCGATCTCTCCACCGCGCGCAGCATGATCGCCGATGCCCGCAGGCCGCTGGTCATCGCCGGGCTCGACCTCGTCAACCAGGGTGGTGCAGCCGCGCTCGACGCCTTCCTGACGCGGACCGGCGCAGCGCTGCTGACGACCTACAAGGCCAAGGGCCTCGTGCCCGAGGGCGATCCGCGTGTCATCGGCGGTGTCGGTTTGTCGCCCAAGGCCGATGCCATCGTGAAGCCGCTGATCGAGGCGGCCGACCTGATCGTGCTTGCGGGCTACGACCCGATCGAGATGCGCCAGGGCTGGCGCCAGCCCTGGCCGGCGGGCAAGCAGGTCATCGACATCGTCGCGGAGGACATGCCGCATGGCATGCATGGCGCGAGCCTGCTGCTTGAAGGCGATGTCGGCGCGATCCTGACCGATCTCTGCGAAGGCCCGACGCCGAGCGGCCGCTGGCCGGGCGGCGAGCCGGCAGCGGTTCGCGAGAGCTTCCGCGCGGCCTTCGCCGCGCCCTCCGCATGGGGGCCGCATGCGGTGTTCGAGACGCTGCGCGAGGCTGCGCCGGCCGGCACGATCGCCACCGCCGATTCGGGCGCCCATCGCATTCTGCTGAGCCAGATCTGGTGCTGCGACGGGCCGCGCCTGCTGCTGCAATCGACCGGGCTGTGCACGATGGGCTGCGCGCTGCCGCTTGCGACCGGCGCGGCGCTCGGTTCGGGCCGACCGACATTGTGTTTCGTCGGCGATGCCGGGCTCGAAATGGTGCTCGGCGAACTGGCGACGCTGCGCGATCTCCAGCTCCCTGTCGTCGTAACCGTGCTGGTCGACGAGAGCCTCGGGCTGATCGCGCTGAAGCAGCGCCAGCTCGGGCTGAAGCGCGCCGGCGTCGATTTCGGCGCGACCGATTTCGCTGCCGTGGCGCAGGCGCTGGGCGGGCATGGCGTCGCGATCTCAGACCGCGAGAGCCTGAAGCGCGAGGCGCAGATGGCGTTCGGGCGTGCGGGCTTCACGCTGCTCGCCTGCCGGATCAACGCCTTGGATTATGAGGGAGCCTTCTGA
- the hisD gene encoding histidinol dehydrogenase has protein sequence MAITHLKTATKTPETETDTARAVVTDMLAAIEAGGEQAVRDYALKLDKWDGPIVLDQAAIAERIRGVPQGVKDDIGFAAGQVRRFAEAQRASCQDFALEISPGLHLGQKLVPVNTAGCYVPTGRYAHIASAYMSVATAKAAGVKTVVACSAPFRGQGIHPHVLYALTVAGADIVMCLGGVQAIAAMTFGLFTGRPADIIVGPGNKFVAEAKRMLFGKVGIDVFAGPSEVAVIADDSADPLIVATDLVGQAEHGHESPAWLITSSRRIADEVARLMPELIATLPPTARDAAGAAWRDYGEIILCDTREEMVAVSDRYACEHLEVHCRNLDWWHASLSNYGSLFLGEETNVAFGDKVSGPNHILPTKFAARYSAGLSVHKFLKPLTWQRMDRAACQRIAPVSARISRLEGMEAHARTSDARMAKYAPGSRIDLGAAVEI, from the coding sequence ATGGCCATCACCCATCTGAAGACCGCCACCAAGACGCCGGAAACCGAGACGGACACGGCACGCGCCGTCGTCACGGACATGCTGGCCGCGATCGAGGCCGGGGGGGAGCAGGCGGTGCGCGACTACGCGCTGAAGCTCGACAAATGGGACGGCCCGATCGTCCTCGACCAGGCCGCCATCGCCGAGCGCATCCGCGGCGTGCCCCAGGGCGTGAAGGACGACATCGGCTTCGCGGCGGGGCAGGTCCGCCGTTTCGCCGAGGCGCAACGCGCCTCCTGCCAGGATTTTGCGCTGGAGATCTCGCCCGGCCTGCATCTCGGGCAGAAACTCGTGCCGGTGAATACGGCCGGCTGCTATGTCCCGACCGGCCGCTACGCCCATATCGCCTCGGCCTATATGTCGGTCGCCACCGCCAAGGCGGCCGGGGTCAAGACGGTGGTCGCCTGCTCGGCGCCGTTCCGGGGACAGGGCATCCATCCCCACGTGCTCTATGCGCTGACTGTGGCGGGCGCCGACATCGTCATGTGCCTGGGCGGTGTCCAGGCCATCGCCGCGATGACCTTCGGCTTGTTCACCGGAAGGCCTGCCGACATCATCGTCGGCCCCGGGAACAAGTTCGTTGCCGAGGCGAAGCGCATGCTGTTCGGCAAGGTCGGCATCGATGTCTTCGCCGGGCCTTCCGAGGTCGCCGTCATCGCCGATGACAGCGCCGATCCGCTGATCGTCGCGACCGACCTCGTCGGCCAGGCCGAGCATGGCCATGAGAGCCCGGCCTGGCTGATCACCTCCTCGCGTCGCATCGCCGACGAGGTGGCGCGGCTGATGCCGGAGCTGATCGCGACCCTGCCGCCGACGGCGCGCGATGCGGCCGGCGCCGCCTGGCGCGACTATGGCGAGATCATCCTCTGCGACACGCGCGAGGAGATGGTCGCAGTCTCCGACCGCTATGCCTGCGAGCATCTCGAGGTTCATTGCCGCAACCTCGACTGGTGGCATGCCAGCCTGAGCAATTACGGCTCGCTCTTCCTCGGCGAGGAAACCAATGTCGCCTTTGGCGACAAGGTGTCCGGACCCAACCACATCCTCCCGACCAAGTTCGCAGCCCGCTATTCCGCCGGCCTCTCCGTGCACAAATTCCTGAAGCCGCTGACCTGGCAGCGCATGGACCGCGCCGCCTGCCAGCGCATCGCCCCGGTTTCGGCGCGCATCTCGCGGCTTGAGGGCATGGAGGCCCATGCGCGGACGAGCGACGCCCGTATGGCCAAATATGCACCGGGTTCCCGGATCGATCTCGGCGCGGCCGTGGAGATCTGA
- a CDS encoding OpgC domain-containing protein has product MAELHPKAKRPRDERLDFFRGLTMLIIFVAHLPENSWNAFIPARFGFSSGAELFVFCSGIASALAFGSVFVRRGLWLGTARIAYRIWQVYWAQLGLVLALIALTALLDKVFGLAELAARFPPLLSDPEGALLGLATLSWQPDYLDILPMYLVILALVPVTMALRRIHAALPFLLCGLLYALVWISDLNLTGNPWNGAGWFLNPFAWQFIFFTGFFIAMKWLPIPALGDRRLMLASALFIGLSVPLSFWGILEHWPAAQGLRDLLIPASEKSNLHILRVLHFLALAYLVLSLLEPFRQRLDSGFGHLLILIGRQALATFLASVVLARLAGTAADMLGRGEGAVALLNLVGFTLILCVAVVVGWFKSAPWAGPAPKSAPDRQVDAGLGLPTQVREAS; this is encoded by the coding sequence ATGGCGGAGCTTCACCCGAAGGCCAAGCGACCGCGCGACGAGCGGCTGGATTTCTTCCGTGGCCTGACCATGCTGATCATCTTCGTGGCGCATCTGCCGGAGAACAGCTGGAACGCCTTCATTCCAGCCCGGTTCGGCTTTTCCTCGGGCGCGGAGCTCTTCGTGTTCTGCTCGGGGATCGCGAGCGCGCTTGCCTTCGGCAGCGTCTTCGTCCGGCGCGGCCTGTGGCTGGGCACGGCGCGCATCGCCTACCGGATCTGGCAGGTCTACTGGGCGCAGCTCGGTCTGGTGCTGGCGCTGATCGCGCTCACGGCGCTGCTCGACAAGGTTTTCGGCCTGGCCGAACTCGCTGCGCGCTTCCCACCCCTGCTGAGCGACCCGGAGGGCGCGCTGCTCGGCCTGGCGACGCTGAGCTGGCAGCCGGATTATCTCGACATCCTGCCGATGTATCTCGTCATTTTGGCGCTGGTGCCGGTGACGATGGCGCTGCGCCGGATTCATGCCGCCCTGCCGTTCCTGCTGTGCGGGCTGCTCTATGCGCTGGTCTGGATCAGCGATCTCAATCTGACCGGCAATCCCTGGAACGGCGCCGGATGGTTCCTCAACCCCTTCGCCTGGCAGTTCATCTTCTTCACCGGCTTCTTCATCGCCATGAAATGGCTGCCGATACCCGCGCTCGGGGACCGGCGGCTGATGCTCGCCTCCGCCCTGTTCATCGGGCTGAGCGTGCCGCTCTCCTTCTGGGGCATCCTGGAGCATTGGCCGGCGGCGCAGGGGCTGCGCGACCTGCTCATCCCCGCCAGCGAGAAGAGCAATCTCCACATCCTCCGGGTGCTGCACTTCCTGGCTCTGGCCTATCTGGTGCTGAGCCTGCTCGAACCCTTCCGCCAGCGCCTGGACAGCGGCTTCGGCCATCTCCTGATCCTGATCGGCCGGCAAGCCCTCGCGACCTTCCTCGCCAGCGTCGTGCTGGCGCGGCTCGCCGGCACCGCAGCCGACATGCTCGGGCGCGGCGAGGGGGCGGTCGCCCTGCTCAATCTCGTCGGCTTCACCCTGATCTTGTGCGTCGCGGTCGTCGTCGGCTGGTTCAAGAGCGCGCCATGGGCCGGCCCGGCGCCGAAGTCCGCGCCGGACAGGCAGGTCGATGCCGGCCTCGGGCTGCCAACACAGGTCCGTGAAGCGAGTTGA
- a CDS encoding alcohol dehydrogenase catalytic domain-containing protein, translated as MKALVYTGPHSLELRDEPDPVPLDDEVLVRVEAVGICGSDMHAYHGFDTRRPPPLILGHEAAGRIVTGTRAGERVTINPLVVDPDCPYAIEGRWHLSPTRQIISMPPRPGAFAELVRIPLRNVTPIPDAMPIAHAALAEPVAVSWHAVRTGMQRLHQPLSTCRVVVLGGGAIGLAAALVARLFGARDLIVGETNPLRRETLSAREGLAVYRPEVDEPEDGSADLVIDAVGADATRAAACRMARPGGVIVHVGLLPGQGGIDIRKLTLQEITLAGVYCYTPTDFAQTVQALAEGRLGDLSWTEERPLGLGASAFADIDAGRISAAKVVLRV; from the coding sequence ATGAAGGCGCTCGTCTACACCGGCCCCCACAGCCTCGAATTGCGGGACGAGCCGGATCCCGTGCCGTTGGACGACGAGGTTCTGGTCAGGGTCGAGGCGGTCGGGATCTGCGGGTCCGACATGCACGCCTATCACGGCTTCGACACGCGCCGTCCACCGCCGCTGATTCTGGGTCACGAGGCGGCCGGACGGATCGTCACCGGCACGCGCGCTGGCGAGCGCGTGACCATCAACCCGCTGGTGGTCGATCCGGACTGCCCCTATGCGATCGAGGGCCGCTGGCATCTCTCGCCCACGCGCCAGATCATCTCGATGCCGCCGCGCCCTGGTGCCTTTGCCGAACTGGTCCGGATTCCGCTCCGCAACGTGACGCCGATCCCGGATGCGATGCCGATCGCCCATGCCGCGCTGGCCGAGCCTGTCGCCGTCTCATGGCATGCCGTGCGGACCGGCATGCAGCGCCTGCATCAGCCGCTCTCGACCTGCCGGGTCGTCGTGCTCGGCGGAGGCGCCATCGGGCTCGCCGCAGCGCTCGTCGCCAGGCTGTTCGGCGCGCGCGATCTGATCGTCGGCGAGACCAATCCACTGCGGCGAGAGACCCTGTCCGCGAGAGAGGGGCTCGCGGTGTATCGACCGGAGGTCGACGAGCCGGAGGATGGCAGCGCGGACCTCGTCATCGACGCGGTCGGGGCGGATGCGACCCGCGCAGCCGCCTGCCGCATGGCTCGCCCAGGCGGTGTGATCGTCCATGTCGGTCTGCTGCCCGGCCAGGGCGGCATCGACATCCGCAAGCTGACGCTCCAGGAGATCACCCTGGCAGGCGTCTATTGCTATACGCCGACGGATTTCGCGCAGACCGTGCAGGCACTGGCGGAAGGGAGGCTCGGCGATCTCTCCTGGACCGAAGAACGGCCTCTCGGCCTCGGAGCAAGCGCCTTCGCCGACATCGATGCGGGCCGGATTTCCGCCGCCAAGGTCGTTCTCAGGGTCTGA
- a CDS encoding sigma-70 family RNA polymerase sigma factor: MSLAELETHLRPIFLAALGGDAAAYRLFLDLISARLRGYLRQMLARVGRSEASEAEDVLQETLLALHLSRHTYDPASPVTAWAHAIARYKLVDHLRRTGRHAANLPIDEEASQLAAPDNAASDARLDLARAMAALPERTRNLIDRVKLQGASVAEAATAAGMTETAAKVAIHRGLQAMAKFLSRRGRRGLP, from the coding sequence TTGTCGCTCGCCGAACTCGAAACGCACCTGCGCCCGATCTTCCTCGCCGCGCTCGGCGGGGATGCCGCCGCCTACCGGCTCTTCCTCGATCTGATCAGCGCGAGGCTGCGCGGTTATCTGCGCCAGATGCTCGCCCGTGTCGGGCGCAGCGAGGCGAGCGAGGCCGAGGATGTGCTGCAGGAGACGCTGCTGGCGCTGCATCTCTCGCGCCATACCTATGATCCCGCGAGCCCCGTCACCGCCTGGGCCCATGCCATCGCCCGCTACAAGCTGGTCGATCATCTGCGCCGTACCGGCCGCCATGCCGCCAACCTGCCGATCGACGAGGAGGCCAGCCAACTGGCTGCGCCGGACAATGCCGCCTCGGACGCCAGGCTCGACCTGGCCCGTGCGATGGCGGCCCTGCCGGAACGCACGCGCAACCTGATCGACAGGGTCAAGCTCCAGGGTGCGAGCGTGGCCGAAGCGGCGACCGCCGCCGGCATGACCGAGACCGCCGCCAAGGTCGCGATCCATCGCGGCCTGCAGGCGATGGCCAAATTCCTGTCGCGACGCGGCAGGCGAGGACTGCCATGA
- a CDS encoding YHS domain-containing (seleno)protein: MFDRRRFIVLAGVAAALSPGLTVVRADTARPVNTLGSREGIAIRGYDPVAYFHEGGPRPGKPEFQVAHGGAIWRFASAEHRALFVADPERYMPAFGGFCAYGTSRGYLVKIEPEAWSIVDGKLYLNYDLGVRKTWSGDTKTYIARAGTNWPGLVSKDIR, from the coding sequence ATGTTCGACAGAAGACGCTTCATCGTGCTGGCCGGCGTCGCGGCTGCGCTGTCGCCAGGCCTCACCGTCGTCCGGGCGGATACGGCCAGGCCGGTCAACACGCTCGGCTCACGCGAGGGCATCGCCATTCGCGGCTATGATCCGGTCGCCTATTTCCACGAGGGCGGGCCGCGCCCCGGGAAGCCGGAGTTCCAGGTCGCTCATGGCGGTGCCATCTGGCGCTTCGCCAGCGCCGAGCACAGGGCCCTGTTCGTCGCCGACCCGGAGCGCTACATGCCGGCCTTCGGCGGCTTCTGCGCCTATGGCACCTCGCGCGGCTATCTGGTCAAGATCGAGCCGGAGGCCTGGTCGATCGTCGATGGAAAGCTCTACCTGAACTACGATCTCGGGGTTCGAAAGACGTGGTCGGGCGATACCAAGACCTACATCGCGCGCGCGGGCACGAACTGGCCGGGCCTGGTCTCGAAGGACATCCGGTAG
- a CDS encoding SDR family oxidoreductase → MFRLTTLFDLTGRTALVTGGNSGIGLAMARALGLAGARLVIVARREDALREAAEGLQAEGLQVDVLPADLAASDAGERLATACKELGRDVDILVNVAGLNLRQPFMKVTAEAFDLHMAVHLRAPFLLTQSFAPAMAQRGYGRIINIASLQSYRAFPDCAPYGAAKGGVVQLTRAIAEEWSRQGVTCNAIAPGFFPTPLTAAVFADSARSARNAAQTAIGRNGELEDLAGATVFLAAPASAYVTGQTLTVDGGFTAK, encoded by the coding sequence ATGTTTCGTCTGACCACTCTCTTCGATCTGACGGGCCGGACCGCGCTCGTCACGGGTGGCAACAGCGGCATCGGCCTCGCCATGGCACGCGCGCTCGGCCTGGCCGGGGCGCGTCTGGTCATCGTCGCACGGCGCGAGGATGCCCTGCGCGAAGCGGCCGAGGGGCTTCAGGCCGAGGGGCTTCAGGTCGACGTCCTTCCCGCCGATCTCGCCGCGTCGGACGCGGGCGAGAGGCTGGCCACAGCCTGCAAAGAACTGGGGCGCGATGTCGACATTCTGGTCAACGTCGCCGGGCTGAACCTGCGCCAACCCTTCATGAAGGTCACGGCGGAGGCGTTCGACCTGCACATGGCGGTGCATCTGCGCGCGCCCTTCCTGCTGACGCAGTCCTTCGCGCCGGCCATGGCGCAACGCGGTTATGGCCGCATCATCAACATCGCCTCGTTGCAAAGCTACCGCGCCTTTCCCGACTGCGCGCCCTATGGCGCCGCGAAAGGGGGCGTGGTGCAACTGACCCGCGCGATCGCGGAGGAATGGTCGCGACAGGGCGTGACCTGCAATGCCATTGCTCCCGGCTTCTTTCCGACGCCGCTCACCGCCGCGGTGTTCGCCGACAGCGCGCGCTCGGCCCGCAATGCGGCGCAGACGGCTATCGGCCGCAATGGCGAGTTGGAGGACCTCGCCGGCGCGACGGTCTTCCTCGCCGCGCCGGCCTCCGCCTATGTCACCGGCCAGACGCTGACGGTGGATGGCGGGTTCACCGCGAAATGA